TTTTTTGGTGCCGCCGTCGTAAGCGTAAGCCAGATTGTTCTTTAGCAGAATATCTTTCAACGATTGTCCATCCACAATGACATCGGCAAGGATGCGAAAGTATTTATCGCGCTGAACGTTGTGCAACTCGACGGATTTGGCTTTTTTTAAAGTGGCGGAAACCAGGTTGCGTGCGATACGACCGGCGTTTTTCTCGCACTGATTTTTTGTTTTTATTTCAGGCGTATCAATGCCTGAAACGCGCACGGAAATATTTTTACCTATTAATGCAGGAACATGCGGAATATTAACCGTTAAGGTGTCACCGTCATAGTTGTTCACCACTTCAACGCAGCGAAAAACTTTTTCATCGTGACGGCAAGAGGCCTCTTTGCCAAAAGCTTGGAAGCAGGAAACGAACACAAGTAAGCAGACGCTGACACCGAGATGTTTAAACATGAACTCAGTGTAATAGTTTTCCTTAGAAGTTAGAAGCCTGAAGTGTGGAAATGCGCGAGGCAGAACGGATTTTCTTCGCGAACTGACGGTCTTTGATCGCATTCTTTTCCAGGACAATCTTCATATCTTCCGGGGACCACTTTTTCTCGGAACGCAGCATGAGAGAGGCGGCAAGGCCGCTCACCCAGGCGGTGGCTTGAGACGTTCCCGTCATCAAACCGTACTTTCCACCGGGCAAAGAGGAGTAAATGTTTTTCCCCGGCGCTACGATATCGACGGAGTTTGCGCCGAAGTTGCTGCTTGCAAGCAGACGTTTTTGCGAATCCATCGCTGCCACTGAAATAATATTGCTGAGCTTATATCCTGCGGGATAATAACCGAAACGATCGGTATTTCGTCCCTCATTACCAGCAGCAGCGACGAAGAGAATTCCTTTCTTCTGGGCATCGCGAATCGCCGCCTCTTCCATGGCACTTCGTTCGTCGCCGCCGCCGGAGTAATTAATAATGTCAGCCCCCATTTTTGTGGCATAGCGAATGGCTTTCACCGTCGCCAGTAAATTGTCTTCACTCGATTTCGAAGAATCATAATATTTCAAGATCATGAATTTCAGACGCTCGGAGCGGGCCTTCTGCAGAATAATTCCGGCAACGTGGGTGCCATGGCCGTGATTGTCTGAAAGATCATTCGTATTTGAAGAAAAGTTCCATCCATGGAGGTCATCGGCATATCCATTGCCATCGTCATCATATAAATTCATTTTTTCGCGCGGATTTTCCCACAGGTGCTCGCGAATCAACGGGTGATGGACGTCCACGCCGGTGTCAATGATCGCCACCACGATGTCGCGGTCTTTTGCAAAAGCGTTGATCGTGAATACAAGAAGTAAAAAGAGAACAAAAAGTTTTGGGAAAAGTGTTTGTGTCTTCATGACAGAGACACAAAGCAACGGTGATACCAGCTTCTTCAGCGCGTGTGATGAAGCTGAGCCGAAAATCGTTTCAAACTGTTCAGAAATTTCTAAACATAAAAAAAGCCCGAACGTCTGTTCAGGCTTTTCTGGTCACCAGAAGCTACTAGGCAGGTGTCAAATAATTAGACACTCCCTAAGCGACACGTTTGATTTGCGGACTCTTCGCCAGAGTGAACTTGTTACGGCCCGTTTGTTTGGATTCATACAAGGCTTCGTCAGCCCGTTTGTACCAGCTATCCGCTGTTTCACCCGGAGTGATTTCGGCAATCCCCATAGAGATGGTAAAACGAATTTCCAATTTATCCTGAACAAAAACTTCCTTGCGGATGCGGTTCATGGCTTCTTCCGCCATCTTAATGGCAGAGTCCACGTTGCAACCGGGGAGGATCACGGCAAATTCTTCACCGCCGAGGCGGGCGATAAAGTCCTCTTCCCGCGAGAAGCTTTCATTTAAAAGACGCACACATTCTTTAAGAACGAAGTCCCCGATATCGTGTCCGTAGGCATCGTTGATCTTTTTAAAGAAGTCGATGTCTAAAAGAATCAAAGTCATCGGATCTTTGTCGATTTCGTGCAATTGCAGATAGCGACGCACTTGCTCGTCGTAACTGCGGCGGTTGTGTGCGCCGGTCATGTGGTCGCGACGCATAGTTTGATTGGCTTCCATCAACTGCTTCTTCACGGTCGTCAGGTTCTTTTTGATGGACTCCATGCGTTTCGAGCGACGCTCGTTTTTCGTACTTTGATGTTTTAAATAGAAGTTGATGAACTCACGGGATTTCGCGCGGAGTTCCTCGATAGAGTTCGACTCTACGGCTTCACGCAGCTGTTCAAGGCTTTGATTAATATCGCCTTGGGACGCTTCTTCGACGTGAGCTTCCTCGCTGAGATGATCGGCAAAGTCCCAGATAATACGCTTAAAATCGTCAAAAGTATTTTGCACGTAGGTGTATTCATCAATGCGATAGCTGGAAATAAATTGGCGCAGGCGGAAGAGCGTCTTTTCCGTCGCCTCCGTGTCGGGCTGAACAAGCTCTTTCGCAAAAGTATCGAGCTTTGCGCGCACTTTTCGAACCGAGTGATTCTGGATTTCGAAAAGATGTTTATTGTAAATATCCAGTATATAAAGCAAAGTCGCGCGATCTTCAGTCAGAACCGGTCCCTGTGCATCCTTTCCATTAGATGAGGTGCCCCAGTCCATATCAAATTGCTCAACGAGTTTTTTCACCCACGTTTTCAACTGTCGCCTCCTGGCTATTTTCTCATTTTCTCATCGGAATTTCGCCGGCTCCAGTGAAGGTGGCAATCGTGTCATAATGAGACGTTTAACAAAAAATTCATCGTGTTGTTCTGTGGAATTCGGGCCGCAGTGTTGTTTTTATACATAGGAACTGGACCCCAACTGCGAAGGTGAAGGTCTTTTCCTATGATGGAGTTTTCAAGGAGTTTTAAGATGGCTACGAGTGCAAAAGTCAGCGGCCCCAACTTCGCGCAAGGAATTTCCGAGGACAGTCTTCTTGATGGCGAAACAATGCTTGGCCACGTTGGTGATGAACCTGTTTTACTTGTTCGCCAAGAAGGAGAATATTTCGCAATCGGGGCCGTATGCACCCACTATGGCGGGCCCTTGGAAAAAGGCACAATCACGGGCAGGGAAGTACGTTGTCCCTGGCACCATTCCTGTTTTGATATCCGCACGGGGGAAGCGTTGAAGGCTCCCGCTCTTAACCCTGTCGCCGCCTGGCATGTGGAAGTTTGTGAAAACAAGGTCTATGTCACCGATAAAAAAGCCCCCGTTATCAAACCGCGTTTCGGGACGGAGTTTCACCGTCACGTGATTATCGGTGCCGGGGCCGCCGGGATTTCAGCGGCCGTCATGTTACGGCGTCAGGGATTTCAAGGCACGATTACGGTGGTGAGCGAAGACAAAGCCTTGCCTTACGATCGCCCCAACTTATCGAAAGACTTTATGGCTGGGAATGCCCCGGAAGAATGGATTCCTCTTTATCCGCCAGAGTTTTATCGCGAGAATAAAATTCATCTGGAACTTGGAGTTGTAGCCGAGAAAATAGATGCTCATCGCAAACACATTCTCTTGTCGAATGGGAAAAGTCTTCTTTATGACAAATGCCTGATCGCGACCGGAGGACATCCTGTAAAACCGCCGATTCCCGGGATCGACAAAGATCATATTTATTTTTTAAGGACTCTGCAGGATTGCCGGCGTATTATTGCTCGCACATCGTGGGCTGTGCGCGTAGTGATTATCGGAGCCGGATTTATCGGTCTTGAAGTGGCGGCGTCTTTACGCATGCGAAATATGGAAGTGCACGTTGTTGCTCCAGAGTCGATGCCCTTAATGGGGGTCGTCGGTGTCCATGTCGGAAGTTTTTTAAAAAAGCTGCATGAGGAACACGGAGTGCACTTTCATCTCGGCTATCACGTGAAGGAAATCCGCGATCGCAGTGTTGTTCTGGATAACGGTCAAAGCCTTGACTGCGATTTCGTCGTCGTGGGCACGGGCATTCGTCCCAACACGTCATTGGCAGAACAAGCCGGTTTAAAAACGGATCATGGAGTTTTAGTGAATGAATATCTAGAGACAAGCTCCTCGGGTATTTTCGCTGCGGGAGACATCGCCAAATGGCCTGATCCGCGCAGTCAGCGACTGATTCGTGTCGAACATTGGGAGGTGGCGGAACGGCAAGGGCAAGTGGCGGCGTTAAACATGCTTGGAGACCGAGTTAAATTTGACGACGTGCCATTCTTCTGGACAACCCATTATGACGTGTCCCTGGGATATATTGGCTTTTCGGACCGCTTTGATCGCATGGATGTGATCGGTGACATTGATAAAAGAGATTTTGCCGTCGCTTACTATGAAGATCAAAGAGTCGCGGCTTTGTTGACGGTGGGGCGTGATCTTGAAAACCTGCAAGTAGAAGAGGCGCTAGAGCATCTTGATGACAAACGTGTGCATGAAATATTTCGGGAGTACGAAAGAAGAGCTTTCATGCAGCACAGGGAACGGCCTAACTATACAGAGCCAAGTCCTTAGGGCCCTTCTTCACGTACCAGCTTGTTGATCCATGCATTGGGAAAGAAGCTGGAATATCCCAGTTTGTTTTCACAGACGTCCGTTGCTGAAACGAGGGGACGCCACTCCTCCGTTCTTTCAGAACGCACTGGGAGCATGAAGTCCACTTGCACGATTTCCGGGTCGTGTTTGACCCACGCACAGATATTTTCCGTAAGGCGCCAGTACACCATCGCATCACAACGAGTTCTCGTCATCAGCCACGGCGGTTGCAAAGGCAATTGCTCTTGGCTTTGGTTCTTTTTCCAGAGAGTCAAATGCGGCTGGCACTGCACGCGCCCATCGTACATAATCATGGCGTACATGCGACCCTCGCCCGTCAAAGCCGCGTCGCCTGGAATTAAATATTGCGGAAGCTGCAAACCGATAAATAGCACTGTTAAAACGACGCTGATCTTGCTGGCAAAGACACGGCGGAAAGTTTCTTTAAAACCTAAAGGCGGCTGGGCCGGCCGCGTGATAAGCAGAACACCCAAAAGAAGCAACATCACCGAGGGGTAAAAGAAACGCGTTAAATGCCACGAGTACAAGTGAAAAATAACGAGCTGAACAAATAGAAAATAAAACCAACGTTCTTTTTTGGCGAAGAGAAGAAAAATCAATCCAAGTTCGAGAACCAGCACATACCACACACCCACGCGTGTAAGGAGCGGCGGCAAAAGAGTGTCGTTGATCGCGGCCCCACTGAGCCAATTCATATCAAGCTTCAAAAGTCCTGCGGTGAAATAAATCAAAAAAAACACAACGGGCAGGGCCAGAACTCTTTGCGGCACCAAGAGGAAGCACAGAGTGATTACGGTTGGAAGATAGTGATAGTTTCCGGTCAGGCGGTAGTCCTGCAAAATGATTGCGACCTTGAATAAAGTCAGCGCCCAAAGCAGAACGACGCCCCAACGAAATTTCTTAAAGGCCCAGCAACCGATAGCAATTACAGCGATAAGTCCGTAAGCCGAAAGCAGGATATTCAGAACTTGTTCTGAGGGTTTGAATTTCTCACAGGCTGAAAATATCGGCCAGCACACCGAAGGTGTCGAAGGGGATAAAATCCAGTGCAGGGGACGCTCGCTCAACCAGAAAAACAAAGTGAGCAAGTGCTCGGCGCAAAGAATGGCTCCGACCAAAAACAGTTGCGGAAATTTTTTAAGTTCTTGCAGAAGGGAATTCATAGATCCTCCTGCATTCCAAGGTTGCGGGCTGTTTCTTTGCTGAAGGGAAGTTTGGTTTTTGTATTGAACTTCGCGCCTTCAAGGCGAGCGCCATATAAAAGTGCCTGGGACAGATCACTACCTTTGAGATTTGTGTCGCGCAGATCAGCGAAACTTAAGTGCGCGTGACTGAGATTCTTATTAGAAAGGTCCTGACCTTTTAGAACAACAAAAGGAGCAAAAAGTTTTTCCTGCAAGATAATCTCAGAAGCGGGGAACGCCGGAACAACTCCAGGGTTAAGAATCGGAATGGCAGGAGTGAAACTTTGTTCTTTTGTGGGGAACTGCAAGTGATTGAATTTAGGCCTTTGAAAAAGAAGCTGACCCCAAGGGGTCAGCTGACTTACTAAAACGAGAAGAATGATAGAGAAATAATAGAGGCCCAGTTTCTTCATTCTTTAGAAGCCGTCTCCGTCGCCATCGCAGCCGACATTTTCGACAGCGCCGACGTTGTTAATACCGCCGTTAAGGCATTGGTAAAGCGATGTGATACCGCAAGATGGTGATGCCAGATAAACTTGCCCGTGCTGGTAACCACCGCAAGAAACCCCTGCAGCAACAGCCACGTTATTCACTGCTGTAATACGACCTTGAGCATCGACGTAGAATTGCGGAACGTATTGACCGTTACCATACCACCCAGCTCCAACACCTGTGTTCGAAAGGCTGAGTGAGACGTCACCAGCTCCGCCGCCGCCCCAAAGACCCGTACCTGCCCAAACCGCCGTGATGTCACCACCCGAGTTGTTATCGGCTTGCGGCACCCATTGACCGCCATCCCACTTAAGAACTTGGCCGACACCAGGGCCCACGTTAGCAACATAGCGTCCTTGGATTCTTTGTACAGACGTAGAACTTTGTCCGCCAGTCACATCTCCTGAAAGAGCGCCGTAAAAGCCCGCCGCATTTCCAGGAATATTGCCAGTCACCTTAGCGCCAGAGACAGACGCGATTTTTGCGTCGGTCACGTTGCCGTCAGCGATTTTGGCCGTCGTCACGTTTGCATCCGCAATTTTTGCCGTTGTCACTGCCAAGTTTGCGATCTTAGAAGTTGTTACATTCGAATCAAGAATTTTTGCCGTCGTGACGGCGTTGTCGGCAATCTTTGCCGTGGTCACATTGCCATCGGCAATTTTAGCAGTTGTCACGTTGCTGTCAGCGATCTTCGCTGTCGTCACATTACCGTCGGCGATTTTAGCCGTCGTCACGTTACTGTCTGCGATCTTTGCCGTCGTGACATTGGCGTCAGCGATTTTATCCGTAGTGACGTTGCCATCAGCAATCTTCGACGTCGTAATATTGGCATCCAAGATTTTCGCTGTTGTCACGGCATTATTAGCTAAATCCGCAGTGACGATTGTGCCATCCAGGATTTTTACTGAGGTGATCGCTGAATCGACAATCTTGTTGGTGCTGATCGCGCCATTGGCGATCTTATTAA
This region of Bdellovibrio sp. 22V genomic DNA includes:
- a CDS encoding S8 family peptidase translates to MKTQTLFPKLFVLFLLLVFTINAFAKDRDIVVAIIDTGVDVHHPLIREHLWENPREKMNLYDDDGNGYADDLHGWNFSSNTNDLSDNHGHGTHVAGIILQKARSERLKFMILKYYDSSKSSEDNLLATVKAIRYATKMGADIINYSGGGDERSAMEEAAIRDAQKKGILFVAAAGNEGRNTDRFGYYPAGYKLSNIISVAAMDSQKRLLASSNFGANSVDIVAPGKNIYSSLPGGKYGLMTGTSQATAWVSGLAASLMLRSEKKWSPEDMKIVLEKNAIKDRQFAKKIRSASRISTLQASNF
- a CDS encoding FAD-dependent oxidoreductase, with amino-acid sequence MATSAKVSGPNFAQGISEDSLLDGETMLGHVGDEPVLLVRQEGEYFAIGAVCTHYGGPLEKGTITGREVRCPWHHSCFDIRTGEALKAPALNPVAAWHVEVCENKVYVTDKKAPVIKPRFGTEFHRHVIIGAGAAGISAAVMLRRQGFQGTITVVSEDKALPYDRPNLSKDFMAGNAPEEWIPLYPPEFYRENKIHLELGVVAEKIDAHRKHILLSNGKSLLYDKCLIATGGHPVKPPIPGIDKDHIYFLRTLQDCRRIIARTSWAVRVVIIGAGFIGLEVAASLRMRNMEVHVVAPESMPLMGVVGVHVGSFLKKLHEEHGVHFHLGYHVKEIRDRSVVLDNGQSLDCDFVVVGTGIRPNTSLAEQAGLKTDHGVLVNEYLETSSSGIFAAGDIAKWPDPRSQRLIRVEHWEVAERQGQVAALNMLGDRVKFDDVPFFWTTHYDVSLGYIGFSDRFDRMDVIGDIDKRDFAVAYYEDQRVAALLTVGRDLENLQVEEALEHLDDKRVHEIFREYERRAFMQHRERPNYTEPSP
- a CDS encoding pentapeptide repeat-containing protein, which gives rise to MKKLGLYYFSIILLVLVSQLTPWGQLLFQRPKFNHLQFPTKEQSFTPAIPILNPGVVPAFPASEIILQEKLFAPFVVLKGQDLSNKNLSHAHLSFADLRDTNLKGSDLSQALLYGARLEGAKFNTKTKLPFSKETARNLGMQEDL
- a CDS encoding thermonuclease family protein; its protein translation is MFKHLGVSVCLLVFVSCFQAFGKEASCRHDEKVFRCVEVVNNYDGDTLTVNIPHVPALIGKNISVRVSGIDTPEIKTKNQCEKNAGRIARNLVSATLKKAKSVELHNVQRDKYFRILADVIVDGQSLKDILLKNNLAYAYDGGTKKHPDWCKVLRSPANH
- a CDS encoding GGDEF domain-containing protein, which encodes MKTWVKKLVEQFDMDWGTSSNGKDAQGPVLTEDRATLLYILDIYNKHLFEIQNHSVRKVRAKLDTFAKELVQPDTEATEKTLFRLRQFISSYRIDEYTYVQNTFDDFKRIIWDFADHLSEEAHVEEASQGDINQSLEQLREAVESNSIEELRAKSREFINFYLKHQSTKNERRSKRMESIKKNLTTVKKQLMEANQTMRRDHMTGAHNRRSYDEQVRRYLQLHEIDKDPMTLILLDIDFFKKINDAYGHDIGDFVLKECVRLLNESFSREEDFIARLGGEEFAVILPGCNVDSAIKMAEEAMNRIRKEVFVQDKLEIRFTISMGIAEITPGETADSWYKRADEALYESKQTGRNKFTLAKSPQIKRVA